The nucleotide window ACACGACACCAGGATTAATGTCTGAAGGGTGGAGCAAGAAAAAGTTTGAGCCATTTCTCCAATTCTCCCTTTTCCCCATTTCTCCTTGTTTACACTTCTAATGTATAGCCCTGAACGGTTACGAAAAATTTTATTTTTTTATTAAAATTTTTGTTGCAAAATTATCCAAAAAATGATATTATTATCCTAAACTTTTTTTTGGGGGGGAAATAAAATGAAAATAAAAGTATCTAATGTCAAACCATTTCGTAAAGAAAAGGTAACATTAGGATGTAAAAGGACATTTGGTCCTTTACACAATTTGGAGGAGTATGTTCAGCCGGATTGGTGGCGACGGATATTCAACTCAATTTATTTAAAAACAGATGCGGATGTAGTTGAGGATGAAAACCTGACCGTGAAGGAGGTTGATATATTTTCAAAAATCCTGAGACTGTCGCCAGAAGATAGAATTTTAGATTTATGTTGCGGACAGGGACGACACACCTTTGAATTAGCCAGCCGTGGTATAACCGATATTGATGCTTTAGACCGCTCCTATTACCTCATTCAAAAGGCAAAAACACAAGCAAAAAAAGAAGGCTTGAATATCAGATTTAAAGAAGGCGATGCCAGAAAAATCCCATTTTCACCAGATACATTCGATGTGGTGGTAATTCTGGGTAACAGCTTCGGCTATTTTGAAACAATTCAGGATGATTTGCAGGTGCTTAAAGAAATCTTTAGAGTCCTAAAACCCTGGGGACGAATCCTTATCGATGTGGCAGATGGAAAATATTTAAAAAAACAATTTCAACCAAGGTCATGGGAATGGATAGACAAAAAGCATTTTGTCTGTCGAGAGCGTTCTCTTTCAAAAGATAAACAGCGTCTAATCTCACGAGAAGTAGTAACTCATGTCGAAAAGGGTGTGATTACAGACCAATTTTATGCAGAAAGACTTTACACCCGAGAAAGTATGGAAGAACTTCTCAAATCCGCAGGATTTACGAATATTGCCTTTCATGGAGAAATAATAACGGATTCCCATCGAAATCAAGACCTGGGTATGATGGAACGACGCATCCTCGTCAGCTCTATAGTTAGAAAAGAATGGACACCCATTAAGAAAAAACCAAAAGAATCACTAAGAAATATAGCCGTAATTTTAGGTGACCCATCAAAACCCGACCCATTAAAACCAATGTGCATCTTTGATGATGATGATTTCTATACAATTGACCAATTAAAAGATGCCTTAAGAGAACTCTATGGTTATCGGTTTATACCACTTAATAACCACGATACCTTGTATCAGGAGTTGGTAAAACTAAAACCTCAAATAGATTTTGTCTTTAATTTGTGTGATGAAGGATATGATAACGACCCGAGAAAAGAACTTCATATCCCTTCTTTGATGGAAATACTTGATATTCCATATACAGGCGCCGGCCCACAATGTCTTGCTTACTGCTATGATAAATCACTTGTGCGTGGAATTGCAAAAGAGATGGAAATTCCAGTTCCAGAGGCTTTCTTTATCAAACCAGAAGATACCACTTTTGAGCTTCCTTTTGAATTCCCGGTAATTACAAAACCCAACTTTGGGGACTCCAGTTTTGGTATAACACAGCGGAGTGTGGCAAATAATATTGAGGAACTGGTAAACGCTATTTCAGAAATCCGTGAGAAATTTGGGTATGATAAACCTATTCTTGTTGAAGAATTCCTGACAGGGAAAGACTTAAGTGTAGGAATAATAGGAAATCCACCAGAATTTTATACAATCTTACCCATTATCGAGGAGGATTACTCAGCACTTCCACAAGGACTGCCTAAAATATGCGGCTATGAAGCAAAATGGCTTCCAGACTCACCATATTGGGTTATCAAATCCATTCCTGCCCAGTTGCCAGAGGAGACAAAAAAATCCATTGTGGAATGTTGTTTAAAACTATATGAGCGCCTGGAGTGCAGGGATTATTGCCGATTTGATTGGAGGGTTGATTCAGAAGGTAATCCTAAATTGCTTGAGGTAAATCCTAACCCGGGTTGGTGCTGGGATGGACACCTGGCAAAAATGGCAAAGATTGAAGGAATATCTTACAGTGAGATGATTGGAACTATCATCAAAGCCACAGAACAACGATTGGGACTTCAAATGACTAATGGGAAAAAAGAAGAAACACTCATTCGTGCCGCCGCTTAATGGGTTAGTGAAATGGAGAATTAGAGATTAGAGATTTGGAGGATTAGCAGAACTGCAGGTTTGTAGGCAAAATTCCCCCCTTAACAAAGGGGGTTAGGGGGTTGTCTAAGGTTTTATTACACATTACCCCCAAATG belongs to bacterium and includes:
- a CDS encoding methyltransferase domain-containing protein; protein product: MKIKVSNVKPFRKEKVTLGCKRTFGPLHNLEEYVQPDWWRRIFNSIYLKTDADVVEDENLTVKEVDIFSKILRLSPEDRILDLCCGQGRHTFELASRGITDIDALDRSYYLIQKAKTQAKKEGLNIRFKEGDARKIPFSPDTFDVVVILGNSFGYFETIQDDLQVLKEIFRVLKPWGRILIDVADGKYLKKQFQPRSWEWIDKKHFVCRERSLSKDKQRLISREVVTHVEKGVITDQFYAERLYTRESMEELLKSAGFTNIAFHGEIITDSHRNQDLGMMERRILVSSIVRKEWTPIKKKPKESLRNIAVILGDPSKPDPLKPMCIFDDDDFYTIDQLKDALRELYGYRFIPLNNHDTLYQELVKLKPQIDFVFNLCDEGYDNDPRKELHIPSLMEILDIPYTGAGPQCLAYCYDKSLVRGIAKEMEIPVPEAFFIKPEDTTFELPFEFPVITKPNFGDSSFGITQRSVANNIEELVNAISEIREKFGYDKPILVEEFLTGKDLSVGIIGNPPEFYTILPIIEEDYSALPQGLPKICGYEAKWLPDSPYWVIKSIPAQLPEETKKSIVECCLKLYERLECRDYCRFDWRVDSEGNPKLLEVNPNPGWCWDGHLAKMAKIEGISYSEMIGTIIKATEQRLGLQMTNGKKEETLIRAAA